A portion of the Gorilla gorilla gorilla isolate KB3781 chromosome X, NHGRI_mGorGor1-v2.1_pri, whole genome shotgun sequence genome contains these proteins:
- the LOC115932385 gene encoding UAP56-interacting factor-like — protein sequence MNRFGTRLVGATATSSPPPKARSNENLDKIDMSLDDIIKLNRREGKKQNFPRLNRRLLQQSGAQQFRMRVRWGMQQNSGFGKTSLNRRGRVMPGKRRPNGVITGLAARKTTGIRKGISPMNRPPLSDKNIEQYFPVLKRKANLLRQNEGQRKPVAALKRPSQLSRKNNIPANFTRSGNKLNHQKDTRQATFLFRRGLKVQAQLSTEQLLDDVVAKRTRQWRTSTTNGGILTVSIDNPGAVQCPVTQKPRLTRTAVPSFLTKREQSDVKKVPKGVPLQFDINSVGKQTGMTLNERFGILKEQRATLTYNKGGSRFVTVG from the coding sequence ATGAACCGGTTTGGTACCCGGTTGGTGGGAGCCACGGCGACTTCTTCGCCGCCGCCGAAGGCCCGCAGCAATGAAAACCTCGACAAAATAGATATGTCTTTGGATGATATCATCAAGTTGAAtcgaagggaagggaagaagcagAATTTTCCAAGACTAAATAGAAGACTCCTCCAGCAAAGTGGTGCCCAGCAATTCAGGATGAGAGTGCGATGGGGAATGCAACAGAATTCTGGTTTTGGTAAGACTAGTCTGAATCGTAGAGGACGAGTAATGCCTGGAAAGAGACGTCCTAATGGAGTTATCACTGGCCTTGCAGCTAGGAAAACAACTGGAATTCGAAAAGGAATTAGTCCTATGAATCGTCCACCTCTAAGTGACAAGAATATAGAACAATATTTTCCAGTGTTAAAAAGGAAGGCAAACCTTCTGAGACAAAATGAAGGGCAGAGGAAACCAGTAGCAGCTCTCAAGAGACCTAGCCAgctaagcagaaaaaataacattCCAGCTAATTTTACCAGGAGTGGAAATAAATTAAATCATCAGAAAGATACTCGTCAGGCAACTTTTCTTTTCAGAAGAGGCCTGAAGGTTCAGGCCCAGTTGAGTACAGAACAACTGCTAGACGATGTAGTAGCAAAGAGAACTCGTCAATGGCGGACTTCCACCACAAATGGAGGGATTTTGACTGTATCTATTGACAATCCTGGAGCAGTGCAATGCCCAGTAACTCAGAAACCACGATTAACTCGTACTGCTGtaccttcatttttaacaaagcgGGAGCAAAGTGACGTCAAGAAAGTTCCTAAAGGTGTTCCCCTACAGTTTGACATAAACAGTGTCGGAAAACAGACAGGGATGACGTTGAATGAGCGGTTTGGGATCCTGAAGGAACAAAGAGCCACTCTCACATACAACAAAGGGGGAAGCCGCTTTGTCACCGTGGGATAG